A window of Plantibacter sp. PA-3-X8 genomic DNA:
GTACGCGGACGCGACCGCGGCCTTCCTGGCCCTGGCGCTCGCCAGCTCGGGGGACCCGCGTCGAGCGACCGCCGTCGCCCTCCGCGCTCTCGTGCCGCACCTGCCGCGATACCACCGGTCCGTCCGCGCCTACGCCGACGAACTCGAGACGGATCCGCTCCGCTGAGCCCCGACGGTCGCACGGTCCGTCCGCTCGCCGTCCGCTGCCGGCGAACCCCGTCGCCCGGGAGTCTGCCGAGGGCGAACAGGGCGTTGGTGGTGCGTCGCCTCCGATAGATTCGAACCACTGCACAACCGAAACGGAGCGATAATGGCCGAACCACAGTTCTCGCCCAGTGTCTTTGACCGCCTGCTGAAGGACCGGATCATCTGGCTGGGCGCCGAGGTCCGCGACGAGAACGCGAACGAGATCGCGGCCAAGCTGCTGCTCCTCGCCGCGGACGACCCGAAGCGCGACATCTACCTCTACATCAACTCGCCCGGTGGCTCCATCACGGCCGGCATGGCCATCTACGACACCATGCAGTTCGTGCCGAACGACATCGTCACGGTCGGTATCGGCATGGCCGCATCGATGGGTCAGCTCCTCCTCACGGCCGGCACCAAGGGCAAGCGCTACATCACCCCGAACGCCCGCGTGCTCCTCCACCAGCCGCACGGCGGATTCGGCGGGACGTCGAGCGACATCCAGACCCAGGCGCAGCTCATCCTCGACATGAAGCGCCGTCTCGCCGAGATCACCGCGGCGCAGACCGGCAAGAGCGTCGAGCAGATCAACGCCGATGGCGACCGCGACCGCTGGTTCAACGCCGAAGAGGCGCTCGAATACGGTTTCGTCGACCACCTCCGTGAGTCCGCGCTCGACGTGGCCGGCGGCGGCGGAACCGTCGACAGCGACAAGTAACCCGGCTTCGACCAGACAGGAATGCAACACATGGAGACTCCAACGTTCAGTGCGGCGGGCCGCTCGCTGCAGATGCCGGGTGCTCGCTACATCCTCCCGAGCTTCGAAGAGCGCACGGCCTACGGCTACAAGCGCCAGGACCCGTACGCGAAGCTGTTCGAGGACCGCATCATCTTCCTCGGCGTGCAGGTCGACGACGCATCGGCCGACGACATCATGGCCCAGCTGCTCGTGCTCGAGAGCATGGACCCCGACCGCGACATCGTCATGTACATCAACTCACCCGGTGGCTCGTTCACCGCGATGACGGCGATCTACGACACGATGCAGTACATCCGTCCGCACGTCATGACGGTGGTCCTCGGACAGGCGGCCTCCGCCGCTGCCGTGCTCACCGCCGCCGGCACGCCGGGCAAGCGCCTGGCCCTCCCGAACGCCCGCATCCTGATCCACCAGCCCGCCGTCGGCGAGGCCGGCCAC
This region includes:
- a CDS encoding ATP-dependent Clp protease proteolytic subunit — encoded protein: MAEPQFSPSVFDRLLKDRIIWLGAEVRDENANEIAAKLLLLAADDPKRDIYLYINSPGGSITAGMAIYDTMQFVPNDIVTVGIGMAASMGQLLLTAGTKGKRYITPNARVLLHQPHGGFGGTSSDIQTQAQLILDMKRRLAEITAAQTGKSVEQINADGDRDRWFNAEEALEYGFVDHLRESALDVAGGGGTVDSDK
- a CDS encoding ATP-dependent Clp protease proteolytic subunit; translated protein: METPTFSAAGRSLQMPGARYILPSFEERTAYGYKRQDPYAKLFEDRIIFLGVQVDDASADDIMAQLLVLESMDPDRDIVMYINSPGGSFTAMTAIYDTMQYIRPHVMTVVLGQAASAAAVLTAAGTPGKRLALPNARILIHQPAVGEAGHGQASDIEIQAAEILRMRGWLESTLAHHSNRSVEQVNKDIDRDKILSAAEALEYGLIDQVLTSRKNPVAAITA